Sequence from the Candidatus Methylomirabilota bacterium genome:
GCTTCATGATTCCCGCGGTTACACTTGGTGCAAAGAGCTCCCGGTACCAGTCGCCATGGTCAGCATCAACAACTGCACCCGGGTTATCGCCCTCGAGCACCTTGCGCACGCTTTGTCCGACAGCTTCATAGGCCTTCCAATAACCGCGCGCCGCAAGTGCGTTGAGACGTTCGTGGTCATTCTCGTCACCATCGGGGTTCCACGCGCCGGTGCGTACGCGCTCGATGAGGGCCGGGCTGACCCGGTATCCCTCGATCGACAGCGAATGGTAGGCGTCGGTGACATAGACGTCTTCGACGGCCTCCAAATACGCATCGATGTCGGTAACTGGCCCCGGTGCGGCGGGGAACATCCCCATCACTGTGTTCCGCATCTGCTGCCACATCAGGCGAACGCGGTTAGCGTGGGGAGATTGTTCGCGCGCGGGTAGAGCCAGCGTGGGTCGGTCACTGAATGGATCATTCTCGCGCACGTCATAGCTGGCCGCCCGCATCGTCTTGAGGATTTCGTCGGCGATGCGTGTGCGTCCGACATTTCGGAAGGCGCCCGCAAGACGACCCCCCAGCGCACTGTGGCCGCCGGCCAGGAGCAGGGCTAGGACGTCCGAAGCATCACGCACCATGGCGAGCGCGGCGCGCGCATCGGTAGGGTTTTGCGGAAAGTATCCCGGAGCACAGGCGATCAGCGCGGCCGCCAAAGAGAACAGGCGCAGACCTTCTTTCTCTTCCCGTTGTCCTTCCGGCGGCAAGGCAGCTCGGACATCGAGCAGGGAGGTCTCGTGTGGTAGTTTCGTGACCTCGTTGCCCGCCTTCGGCGAGCGGACGAGCAGTTGGTGCGGCACCGCCCGGTTGCCAGCATGCAGAGACAGAGATTGCTCGGGCGATAAGGACCATTCCGTCCCGAACCGGTCGTTTAGATAGGCCGCGCAGAAGCCCCAGAAGGAGGTATACCAGTCCGTACTTTCCCCGCCAGCCCCATCCGGCCGGGCCGGGATGTACCATCCCTTCATTACCTCGTGCAAGAACCCGTTCTGCAGGAGACGCTCCCGATGGGTGCGGGTCAGGTCGGCGGAGCGGATGGCAACCACACCACGCTCTTGAAGCTCTTTCAGAGCTTTAAGGGAATCAGCTAGTTTTTCCTGCGGTCTTGCCATGGTCGTGCTCTCTTTCGCTAATTCTGCTGTGCAGTTTTTAGGTTATTCTGCTGTGCAGTTTTTAGGTTATTCTGCTGTGCAGTTTTTAGGTTATTCTGCTGTACGGTTTTTAGGTTATTCTGCTAAAAATCTTATAACTTATCGTATTCTATCCTTTTTAGCTTATTATGTCGAGCAAAATTTAGCTTATTCAGTTAGCCATGTTTTTGGGTCAGCATAAGGCCTTAATCCGCCTCAATTGCGCCAACAGGCCCCCTGAAATACTCGCGGCGGTTTGGCGGCTTCCTTAGCCCAGCCATGTATGAAAAAACTGCATATTGACAGATGGTTAGCGCTGATTTTATAGTGTGCCTTCATCTTTAAAACAGAGTTTTGGGCTTGAGAGGAGAGAGGGCCGCTCGGAGGAATTCAATCAAACACGCCGCACAGGGGCGTCAAAAGGAGGGGGATCGAGATGAATGAGCCAACGATGGGAGCCCTGGAACGGCGCATGGAGGCGGTGGAGCGGGAGAACCGACGGTGGCAGTGGATGGTAACGGTGACCCTGGCCGTGGTCGCGGCCATGGTTATTCTGGCCCAAGCCACACCGACGAAGTTCGGCAAGGTGCTCGAGGCGGAGAGGTTTGTCCTTCGAGATACGAACGGCAGCATTCGTGCCGAGTTGGGCTTCATCGATGGTGCCTCGGTCCTGTTACTAAACGACAAGGACGGGAAACCTGGCGTGGCCTTGAGTGTGCTTCCGGACGGACCACGGAGGATCAGTCTCTTAGACAGGGACGGGAGAACCAGATCCGTACTTACGGCGCGGGCTGATGGTGACTCTGGGCTGCGGCTCTTTGACAAGAACATGATGCACCGGGCTTCGCTGGACGTGATGGCAGACGGCAGGCCGATCTTGCGGCTTGCCGATAAGCAGATCAGTCCCGCGCAACTCACGGTCCTATCGAGGCAAGTGCCGGTCCCCTGGTTCCGCCATCCCACCGCCGGTAGCGAATCCGAATGGGAGTGGCGGAAGACGGCTGGGGTAGACTCGCTTTTGCCGGCCACAAGCTCCAGGACAACACTGAACTAAATGTGCCACGAGCGGCGTGCCGCACCTGCGCCGCCGACGCGCCTTTAACGCATTACGATCCCCTCCACTCGGCTATCTGAGCCACCCACCCGGTCCCCTGTCTGCCTGCAATGTAGAACGCCGGCACGCGGGGGGTAGTGTGTACTCTACTTTCCCTTTGACAGGTCGAGAAGAGTTGTGTTACGACGGCATCATCCCACCCCCTCAGGAGGCATTCACCAATGCACCATTTTCACTATCGGGGTGAAGACCTCTACTGTGAGGAGGTCCCCATCACAGCCCTTGCGGGGGAGGTCGGGACCCCCTTTTATTTGTACAGCCACGCCACGCTCACCCGTCACTTTCGCGTTTTTAGTGAAGCCTTCCGGGACATTCCCCACCTGATCTGTTTTGCCGCCAAGGCCAACTCTAACCTGGCCATTCTGAAGCTCTTCGCCACCATGGGAGGAGGAGCGGACGTCGTATCTGGTGGAGAGCTCTTCCGGGCGCTGTGCGCCAGTATCCCA
This genomic interval carries:
- a CDS encoding Fic family protein; amino-acid sequence: MARPQEKLADSLKALKELQERGVVAIRSADLTRTHRERLLQNGFLHEVMKGWYIPARPDGAGGESTDWYTSFWGFCAAYLNDRFGTEWSLSPEQSLSLHAGNRAVPHQLLVRSPKAGNEVTKLPHETSLLDVRAALPPEGQREEKEGLRLFSLAAALIACAPGYFPQNPTDARAALAMVRDASDVLALLLAGGHSALGGRLAGAFRNVGRTRIADEILKTMRAASYDVRENDPFSDRPTLALPAREQSPHANRVRLMWQQMRNTVMGMFPAAPGPVTDIDAYLEAVEDVYVTDAYHSLSIEGYRVSPALIERVRTGAWNPDGDENDHERLNALAARGYWKAYEAVGQSVRKVLEGDNPGAVVDADHGDWYRELFAPSVTAGIMKPADLAGYRSDQVYIQRSRHVPPRHEAVRDLMPAFFDLLREEEEPSVRVVLGHFVFVYIHPYKDGNGRMGRFLMNVMLAGGGYPWTVLPVEKRNEYMAALEAASIEQNIEQFAAFLARLVEARLKGHPAPRVPDE